The following coding sequences are from one Triticum aestivum cultivar Chinese Spring chromosome 5A, IWGSC CS RefSeq v2.1, whole genome shotgun sequence window:
- the LOC123101880 gene encoding obtusifoliol 14-alpha demethylase-like, with protein sequence MYLMDWAAASTTLFSVVLFSIVTVVAAKLLKAKNKFNNHVYTRPLPPVVNVLALIPPLLNKSLQATIQDLYTKFGSVFTINFLGPKVTLLIGPEVSAHFFQGLDSEISWGNLLEFTIPMYGQEVGYGVDTATRNEHSNFIIQALQPSKLRSHVDPIFQEVEAYFAKWGQDGTVDLKHELEQVLMLTSSRCLLADVVRHQMILTEIYSLLHELENGANIISFLFPYIPTPTNRRRDKAHIKLKEIFSAAVRSRSQAQEDALQRLIDSKYKDGRPTTIAEISGMMIILISTSRHTSSHTSIWTGARLLSNTKFLKAAVEEQKHIICKYGNQIDHHALSEMDTLHNCIKEALRMHPAGPVLFRKAHKTFNVHTKEGNEYDIPGGHNVIIPTVFNSKLPYIYKDPRVYDPDRFSPGRQEDKVGGKFSYTSFGGGRHICPGMAFAYLQIKLIWSHLLRNFELELMSSFPKADWSKITPAPKGKVMISYKRRQLH encoded by the exons ATGTACCTTATGGACTGGGCAGCTGCTAGCACCACATTATTCTCAGTAGTTCTTTTTTCAATAGTAACTGTGGTAGCCGCCAAGCTTCTAAAAGCAAAAAACAAGTTCAATAATCATGTGTATACAAGACCACTTCCTCCTGTGGTGAATGTCCTAGCTCTCATACCTCCGCTTCTTAACAAGAGCTTGCAAGCTACGATCCAGGATCTATACACAAAGTTTGGCAGCGTGTTCACCATAAACTTTCTTGGACCGAAGGTGACCCTGTTGATTGGACCGGAGGTGTCAGCTCATTTCTTTCAAGGGCTGGACTCAGAGATTAGCTGGGGTAATTTGTTGGAGTTCACCATTCCAATGTATGGTCAAGAGGTTGGGTATGGGGTAGACACGGCGACTCGCAATGAACACTCAAACTTCATTATTCAAGCACTACAGCCATCCAAGTTGAGGAGCCATGTTGATCCCATATTTCAAGAAGTGGAG GCCTACTTTGCAAAGTGGGGACAAGATGGCACAGTTGATCTTAAACATGAACTTGAGCAGGTGCTCATGCTGACCTCTAGTCGGTGCTTACTAGCAGATGTGGTTCGGCATCAAATGATACTAACTGAAATCTATTCATTGCTTCATGAACTTGAGAATGGCGCAAACATTATCAGTTTCTTATTCCCGTATATTCCAACACCGACAAACCGCCGACGTGACAAGGCACACATCAAACTGAAAGAAATATTCTCTGCCGCAGTTAGGTCACGCAGCCAAGCACAGGAGGATGCATTACAGAGGCTAATTGATTCCAAGTACAAGGATGGTCGCCCCACGACCATAGCAGAAATCTCCGGTATGATGATCATCCTCATTTCTACTTCAAGACACACCAGTTCTCACACTAGTATATGGACTGGAGCTCGCTTGCTGAGCAACACCAAGTTCTTAAAGGCGGCCGTCGAGGAGCAAAAACATATCATTTGTAAGTACGGCAACCAGATAGACCACCATGCCTTGTCAGAGATGGATACCCTGCACAATTGCATCAAGGAGGCACTTAGGATGCACCCAGCAGGGCCAGTGTTATTTCGGAAGGCACATAAGACATTCAACGTGCACACCAAGGAAGGAAATGAATATGACATACCAGGAGGTCATAACGTCATAATCCCGACTGTATTTAACAGCAAGCTGCCATACATTTACAAGGACCCTAGGGTGTATGACCCTGATCGGTTTAGTCCTGGGAGACAGGAGGACAAAGTTGGTGGCAAGTTCTCGTACACATCATTTGGTGGTGGAAGGCATATTTGCCCTGGGATGGCCTTTGCTTATCTGCAAATTAAACTGATATGGAGCCATCTTCTAAGAAACTTTGAGCTCGAGCTAATGTCTTCTTTCCCAAAGGCAGACTGGAGCAAGATAACTCCAGCGCCTAAAGGAAAAGTAATGATAAGTTACAAGAGACGTCAGCTGCATTGA